Genomic DNA from Corallococcus silvisoli:
GTTGGCGTGCATGAACATCAGGCGCCCCACCCGCTCGCGCCGTCCGGTGACGGGGTTGAGCAGGACGGTGCCCGCGCGCAGCGTGCCGGAGTACACCCGCAGGAACACGATGCCGCCCACGGCCTTGTCACTCATCAGCTTGAACACCAGGGCGCAGGGGGGCCCCGCGTCCGACGCGGGACGGCTGACGTGCTCGCCGGTGCCCGGGACACAGCCCTCCACGGCGGCCACGTCCGCGGGTGACGGCAGGTAGTTGACGACCGCATCCAAGAGCATCTGCACTCCCTTCTTCTTGAAGGCCGACCCGCACAGCACCGGCACCAGCGTCCGCGACAGGGTGCCCAGGCGCAGCGCGCGCTCCAGGTCCTCCGCGGTGATGTCCTCCACGCGCCCCTCCACGAACTTCTCCAGCACGGTGGCGTCCACGTCCGCGCACGCCTCGATGAGGCGCATGCGGTGCGCCATCACCTCCTCCAACAGGGCGGGAGGCACCGGCCCGTCGTCATCGAAGCGGCCGTCGTCGCCCTCGAAGCGGACGAGCCGCAGGCGCACCAGGTCCACGAACCCCTGGAAGTCCGCGCCGTCCCCCAGGGGCCACTGCACGGCCACCGGGCGCACGCCCAGCCGGTCCACCATGGACTGCACGCTCTGGGCGAAGTCCGCGCCCACCTTGTCCATCTTGTTGATGAACGCGATGCGCGGCACGCCGTAGCGGTCCGCCTGCCGCCACACCGTCTCCGACTGCGGCTCCACGCCCTGGCTGGCGTCGAACACCGCGACCGCGCCGTCGAGCACGCGCAGCGAACGCTCCACCTCGATGGTGAAGTCCACGTGGCCCGGCGTGTCCAGGATGTTGATGCGGTGGGGCACGCCCGCCTCCCGCCCGTGACGGGGCTGCCAGAAGGCCGTCGTCGCCGCGGAGGTGATGGTGATGCCACGCTTGCGCTCCTGCTCCATCCAATCCATCTCCGTGGAGCCCGCGTGCACCTCTCCCGTGCTGTGGATGCGGCCGGTGAAGTAGAGGACGCGCTCGGTGAGCGTCGTCTTGCCCGCGTCGATGTGCGCCATGATGCCGATGTTCCGATACCGCTCGATGCGCGTGGTGCGAGACATGAAAGACTCCCGTTCCCGTCCGGGCAGCGAGGCCCGCGGGTGTGTTGGATTGAGGCGCTGGTTGGGCTGAGGAACTGGCCCCCGGAGGTCTTCAGGCGCGCCCGCGCACGACGGACCCCCAGCGGCACGGCGGGCCGCTCGGGAACGCGCGAGGACACACGAAGACACCCCGGGGACGACTCAGGCGGAGACGGCGCTCACGGCGTGCGGGCAACCAGCCACGGCGCGCACCGGAGCCATCCGGTCCGCCTGCTCAAATATCGAGCAGAACCTCGTGACGGGGGGCGAGGCGCACGTCCGCCGCCGGCGCGAAAGCGCTCAGGGTCGGCAGGGCATGGATGGAGACGGGCCTCATGATGCCTTAGAGGTAAAACACGGACCCCTTCGTGTCAATCCAGGCTCGCGAAAAGAATATTCGCGGCCCCCGGCGTAAAGGTCGCGGTTGGCTCGAGATGCCAACCCCTGACTCCTCCGAGGGGGATGTATGTCCACGTTTCACAAGAGCCTGCTGACGGCCACCATGGCACTCGTCGGCTTGAACGGATGTGTCTACGGTTACGTCTACGACGCGTCTTCGGGCAGCGCCGTGCAGGACGTGACGGTGACCGTTGCTTCCGGCGTCTGCTCCGGCAACGGCTGCGGCAGCAACCCCACGTTCCAGAAGACGGAATCGTCGGGCCTCTACGTCTTCGACGCGTACGGCAACCACAACGGCGCGGACCACGTGCAGATCGTCATGCCCGCCGCCGGCGAGGAGGCGCTCCGGCTCGTCTACACCCGCGCGGGCTACCGCACCGTGACCGTCTACCACCGGCCCAAGTACGAGACGGTCACGCAGGACGGGACCGACTACAGCGTCTCCAACGTGCAGCCCGTCTACCTGTGCGCCACCAACGCCGTGGACTCGGACGGCGACGGCATCTGCGACGCGGCGGAGGCCCGCTACGGCACCAACCCGTACAGCGCGGACACGGACGGCGACCGCATCAGCGACTACGCGGAGCTGTACGGCTACGGCGGCGTGGACCTGCGCTACTACGGCGTGGATCCGCGCAAGAAGGACGTCCTGGTGGAGGTGGACTACTACGCCGACCGCAAGCCCACCCAGGCCGCGCTGGACCGCGTGACGACGGCCTTCGCCAACGCGCCGGTGAGCAACCCCAACGGCACCACGGGCATCAACCTGCACCTGGTGCTGGACTCGCAGATCGCCGCCGCGGACGCGATCGCCAACCTGGACACCGCGTGGCAGGGCGTGGACACCCTCAAGAGCAAGTACTTCCCGGCCCGCCGGGCGCCCTTCTTCCACTACGCCCTCTTCGCCAACACCTACGGCACGACGAGCTCCAGCGGCCTGTCGCGCGGCATCCCCGGCCATGACCTCATCGTGACCCTGGGCGCCTGGAGCCCGGCGGGCGGCACGGAGCTGCAGCAGGCCGGCACCCTCATGCACGAGCTGGGGCACAACATCGGCCTGCGGCATGGCGGCAACGACGACAGCAACTACAAGCCCAACTACCTGAGCCAGATGAACTACGAGTACCAGATGTACGGCCTGCGGGTGGACGGCGTGGACAACGTGCTGGACTACTCGCGCGTGCGCGTCGCCTCCATCAGCGAGTCCTCCATCAACGAGGTCTCCGCCTTCGCGCCCGTCTCCCCCACCACGGAGGCGGACCTGGCCCACATCGGCGTGCGCATCAATGGCATCCAGGTCAGCGGCACCGCGAGCGCCAACCTGGACTTCAACAACAACGGCGTCATCCAGTCCGTGTCCTACGCCAAGGACCTCAACCACGACTCGGACACCCTGGACACCTTCCCCGCGTCGCAGAACGACTGGCTGGCGCTCGTGTATGACGGCGCCTCGCAGATCGGCGACCCCTGGCTGGGCGTGTCCCAGGGCCTGAGCCGCGCGCAGCCGTTCTTCGTCATCCCGGAGAAGACCGACGCCTGCCTCACCGCGGAAGCCTTCCGCGCCCGGTAGTCCGCCGCCGCCCACCCTGGAAGGTCACGTGCCGCCGGGCGCCCCGCATGGGGAGCCCGGCGGTCGTGTCCCGTCCGGCGGCGCCGCGTAGACTGGGCGGCATGCCGCAAGTCGCACTCGTCGGATACGGACGTTTCGGTCGGGCCCTGGGAACGCTGCTCGAGGCAGCGGAGCTGGGCTACCGCGCCATGGACCCGGTGGCCGAACCGCCGGAGCCGCTCCGCGCGCGCTCGGTGCCGGAGCTGCTGGAGGGCGCGGAGCTGGTGGTGGTGGCGGTGCCGGTGCCTCGGATGCGCGAGGTGCT
This window encodes:
- the fusA gene encoding elongation factor G, yielding MSRTTRIERYRNIGIMAHIDAGKTTLTERVLYFTGRIHSTGEVHAGSTEMDWMEQERKRGITITSAATTAFWQPRHGREAGVPHRINILDTPGHVDFTIEVERSLRVLDGAVAVFDASQGVEPQSETVWRQADRYGVPRIAFINKMDKVGADFAQSVQSMVDRLGVRPVAVQWPLGDGADFQGFVDLVRLRLVRFEGDDGRFDDDGPVPPALLEEVMAHRMRLIEACADVDATVLEKFVEGRVEDITAEDLERALRLGTLSRTLVPVLCGSAFKKKGVQMLLDAVVNYLPSPADVAAVEGCVPGTGEHVSRPASDAGPPCALVFKLMSDKAVGGIVFLRVYSGTLRAGTVLLNPVTGRRERVGRLMFMHANRREEVGEVHAGDLCAALGLKGVRTGDTLCDPEAPVVLEALNVMEPVVQLAVEARSPAELPKLEEGLQRLAAEDPSLRLGVDAESGQVLLSGMGELHLEVVVDRLRTEFGVEARVGQPKVAYRDTLRSAVRQEYRHVRQSGGPGQYAYVVLDVGPAPRGAGLVFVDATKGGTIPRELVPAIEKGVAGAMARGVRDGVPLVDVEVRLVDGDTHVKDSTPQAFAVAGSLALQEAARRVGVQGLEPVMEVEVVTPEEFLGDVLGDLASRRGRVSGMEAKGAARSVSARVPMARLFGYVTALRGRTQGRAQASMRLGTYEPVPDALLSSSAEARA
- a CDS encoding zinc metalloprotease yields the protein MSTFHKSLLTATMALVGLNGCVYGYVYDASSGSAVQDVTVTVASGVCSGNGCGSNPTFQKTESSGLYVFDAYGNHNGADHVQIVMPAAGEEALRLVYTRAGYRTVTVYHRPKYETVTQDGTDYSVSNVQPVYLCATNAVDSDGDGICDAAEARYGTNPYSADTDGDRISDYAELYGYGGVDLRYYGVDPRKKDVLVEVDYYADRKPTQAALDRVTTAFANAPVSNPNGTTGINLHLVLDSQIAAADAIANLDTAWQGVDTLKSKYFPARRAPFFHYALFANTYGTTSSSGLSRGIPGHDLIVTLGAWSPAGGTELQQAGTLMHELGHNIGLRHGGNDDSNYKPNYLSQMNYEYQMYGLRVDGVDNVLDYSRVRVASISESSINEVSAFAPVSPTTEADLAHIGVRINGIQVSGTASANLDFNNNGVIQSVSYAKDLNHDSDTLDTFPASQNDWLALVYDGASQIGDPWLGVSQGLSRAQPFFVIPEKTDACLTAEAFRAR